The sequence TCGGTTCCACCCCCGCCCCCAAGACCTTCCCCGCCAGGCTGCCCATGCTGGCCTTGGACCGCGTCTGGTGCCGTCCCAGGGCAATCCTCCGCAACCTGGAGGTCATGGGCGGCTTCGAAGCCAGCCGCGCCTCGGACCATCGCCCGCTGCTGGCGGACATCGATTTCGCCCGACTCCCCGCCATTTCCCCGAAGGCTCCCCTTTCGCCATGACCCCAAGACGGTCACAATCGGGAAAGTGTAAACCAAAAAGGAGTCTCATATGGAATACGTCACCATCCCTGGAACCGGCATGGAGGTATCCCGCGTGGCCCTGGGCACTTGGGCCATCGGCGGCTGGATGTGGGGCGGCACGGATGAGGACGAGTCCATCCGCACCATCCACGCCGCCCTGGACAAGGGGGTCAACCTGGTGGACACCGCCCCGGTCTACGGCTTCGGCCGCTCCGAGGAGATCGTGGGCAAGGCGTTGGAGCAGTGGCGCGAACCGCGCGAGAAGGTGTGCATCTCCACCAAGGTGGCCCTGGAATGGGACGATGAGGGCACGGTGGTCCGCAACTCAACCAGGGAGCGCATTCTCAAGGAGGTCGAGGACTCCCTCAAGCGGCTGCGGACCGACTACCTCGACGTTTACTACATCCACTGGCCCGATCCGCTGGTTCCTTTCGAGGAAACGGCCGAGGTCATGAACCGGTTGCTTCAGGACGGCAAGGTTCGGGCCATCGGCGTGTCCAACTACTCGCAGCAGCAGATGGACACCTTCCGCAAGGCCGCGCCCATTAACCTCTGTCAGCCGCCCTACAACATCTTCGAGCGGCAGATCGAGGAGGATGTGAAGCCCTACTGCGAGAAGAACAACATCGGCCTGATGACATACGGTGCCCTCTGCCGGGGGCTGCTTTCCGGCAAGATGACGGCCGACAGGGAGTTCACCGGCGACGACCTGCGCAAGGTTGACCCCAAATTCCAGCAGCCCCGCTTTGATCAATACCTGAACGCGGCTGAGAAGCTAGACGGCATCGCCCACGAGAAATACTCCAGCAATCTCCTGCCCTTCGCCGTGCGATGGGTGCTGGACAAAGGAGTCCAGATCGCCCTGTGGGGCGGCCGCCATCCCCACCAGATGGATGCCCTGCCGGAGGTATTCGGCTGGAGCCTGGACAACGAGGACATGGAGCGAATCGACCGGCTCCTGGAGGTGGAGATCCGCAACCCCGCCGGGCCGGAGTTCATGGCGCCACCCAA is a genomic window of Desulfohalovibrio reitneri containing:
- a CDS encoding aldo/keto reductase, with protein sequence MEYVTIPGTGMEVSRVALGTWAIGGWMWGGTDEDESIRTIHAALDKGVNLVDTAPVYGFGRSEEIVGKALEQWREPREKVCISTKVALEWDDEGTVVRNSTRERILKEVEDSLKRLRTDYLDVYYIHWPDPLVPFEETAEVMNRLLQDGKVRAIGVSNYSQQQMDTFRKAAPINLCQPPYNIFERQIEEDVKPYCEKNNIGLMTYGALCRGLLSGKMTADREFTGDDLRKVDPKFQQPRFDQYLNAAEKLDGIAHEKYSSNLLPFAVRWVLDKGVQIALWGGRHPHQMDALPEVFGWSLDNEDMERIDRLLEVEIRNPAGPEFMAPPNRKEADLG